TGGAATACATTGAGAATAATATGGACCATTGTAAATACATTCGGATCCTGGCTCACAGCAAGTTGGGCCATTGTAATTGATGCCGCCGCACTGTTGATATAACTTTGCACAGGGTCCTGTATAATCAACTGGGATACATTGCGAATACCAGGGATTTGAATAGATACAAGAACTACCTACTACACAACACGTGGGGCCATCATAGTAAATACCTCCGCAAGTCCCATATCTGGGTGAACACTGGCTTGCGCTTGTTTTGGAGACCAGAGACAAAGCTAATGTCAATACTGTCAAAAACAAACTTTGAGTAAGCATTTTAAACGAGAAAAACACAATACTAATAGACTCGGAGAGAGTAAATTTctaagaaaagaataagTTCAAGGGTTACTTTAAAGTTGCAGAGAGATATGTTTCTATTTCTGAATACCACGACAAAACAGACTTATAGCAACAGTCGATCCTGACAGAGTCGCCTTGCCCATGACTTTTTATACATCACAGAAGTAAGACTTTCACAAACGTAGCAATACTGCAAGGCAGAAATGTAGACGTGATCACATGGTGGGCCACCAGTGTGCGAATGAAAAGACACTAAAACCTTCTAACGTTCCCATAAAACGATCCaatattctttcaaataaGATCATATTAACCTGCTCTTGCATTTCTAGACCAGGGCTCTCATGTCTAACCGTCAGATCAGGTACCCCTAAGACCGTGactatttgatttttcgaATCATACAACCTGCCTATTTTAtcttatcaaaaattatcaTACGAAAAGTGACAAGATGGTTAGACATTTGACCATTACGACTAACATCCGAAATCCGCTACAAAATACTACCTGTAAAGGTGGTTGGGATATTCACATCATTCCTCTAAGTATATTGTCTAGGTACTTTCTCAGGGAAAATGGTACATATTTATTGTGTTTGCAAAGCATCATCAACTGAcatattttgatttgtGAAAACACAGGGAGTATGTTAGGGGCATGCGGCAATGATTCCTGCAATTGTTATGTTATAGAACTTTGTCAAAATTGTATGGCATAAAGTTCTTTTGAACGAATTAGAATATTTAGGTCATCATCAATGTCAAAACAGCTTTACATCGGCCTTAACCTTCATTTTGCCGCGGTTAAAGAAAGTGAAGAATTggtattttcttttattctAATCTATTACATTTATCATATATCGTTGATCGAATTGtgctttaatatttttttcttatttttatttattttttcttatatatatatatgaaCATGTTATTTGGGTTTTctgcctttttttttatttattttattatttttttcttaggTCTTTTCCAAGGATCGAAACTTCGGCAGAAG
This portion of the Schizosaccharomyces pombe strain 972h- genome assembly, chromosome: I genome encodes:
- the cbm1 gene encoding cellulose-binding domain-containing protein, with amino-acid sequence MLTQSLFLTVLTLALSLVSKTSASQCSPRYGTCGGIYYDGPTCCVVGSSCIYSNPWYSQCIPVDYTGPCAKLYQQCGGINYNGPTCCEPGSECIYNGPYYSQCIPVDIDPSSSSSSAASSTTSTTSSSSLVSSTTLTSSSPSAVSSTTSIPSISSTISSSVSTSSFTSLSSSGFSTVLSSTNTTSALPSSGWNVTGY